Proteins from one Burkholderia oklahomensis C6786 genomic window:
- a CDS encoding Y-family DNA polymerase, whose amino-acid sequence MRVLLGIHLPRLPLDVCAPPSPDDGDGCAVLEQGIVLVADAAARAHGVRAGMKRGGVLTLAPGTRLVERDPAREADALRAVALALLRFSPCVALDDEATLVVDVGASLRLFGGLPSLCRQVRATLATLGYAARLAAAPTGRGAWLLARAPGRPRTRRRIVRTASLVRALDALPCELLPDARPYAGWFDGLGCRTLADLRRLPRAGLTRRCGPSLVAALDRAYGDAAEPLAWMPVPPVFDARLELPERVEYAEAVLFVARRLVVQLCGWLAARHLSLSAMTFALEHERGRQAAPPTSLELAFAEPARDETHFMRLLGERLARVALPAAVIAVRLTVTRVESVAPPADDLFPEPGGTREARARLVELLTARLGADNVLRAAPVADHRPEAANRWLPLDAPAGKPAAPPVAPPRPAWLLAEPLPLVMRENRPFYRTPLKFVSSIERIEAGWFDGQLVARDYRVAQDGDGACYWVYQERGSSAAGQCWFLHGLFG is encoded by the coding sequence ATGCGCGTCTTGCTCGGCATCCATCTGCCGCGCCTGCCGCTCGACGTATGCGCGCCGCCGTCGCCTGACGACGGCGACGGCTGTGCGGTGCTCGAACAGGGCATCGTGCTGGTCGCCGACGCGGCCGCGCGCGCGCACGGCGTGCGCGCCGGCATGAAGCGCGGCGGCGTGCTGACGCTCGCGCCCGGCACGCGGCTCGTCGAGCGCGATCCGGCCCGCGAGGCCGATGCGCTGCGCGCGGTCGCGCTCGCACTGCTGCGCTTCTCGCCGTGCGTCGCGCTCGACGACGAAGCGACGCTCGTCGTCGACGTCGGCGCGAGCCTGCGGCTGTTCGGCGGCCTGCCGTCGCTGTGCCGGCAGGTGCGCGCGACGCTCGCCACGCTCGGCTACGCGGCGCGTCTTGCCGCCGCGCCGACCGGGCGCGGCGCGTGGCTGCTCGCGCGCGCACCGGGCCGGCCGCGCACGCGGCGGCGGATCGTGCGGACGGCGTCGCTCGTGCGCGCGCTCGATGCGCTGCCGTGCGAGCTGCTGCCCGACGCGCGCCCGTACGCCGGCTGGTTCGACGGCCTCGGCTGCCGCACGCTCGCCGACCTGCGCCGCCTGCCGCGCGCGGGGCTCACGCGCCGCTGCGGTCCGTCACTCGTCGCCGCGCTCGATCGCGCGTACGGCGACGCCGCGGAGCCGCTCGCCTGGATGCCGGTGCCGCCCGTGTTCGACGCGCGGCTCGAATTGCCGGAGCGCGTCGAATACGCGGAGGCGGTGCTGTTCGTCGCGCGGCGGCTCGTCGTGCAGCTATGCGGCTGGCTCGCCGCGCGGCACCTGTCGCTGTCGGCGATGACGTTCGCGCTCGAGCACGAGCGCGGCCGCCAGGCGGCGCCGCCGACGTCGCTCGAGCTCGCGTTCGCCGAGCCCGCGCGCGACGAGACGCACTTCATGCGCCTTCTCGGCGAGCGGCTCGCGCGCGTCGCGCTGCCCGCCGCGGTGATCGCGGTGCGCCTGACCGTCACGCGCGTCGAATCGGTCGCGCCGCCCGCAGACGATCTGTTCCCCGAGCCGGGCGGCACCCGCGAGGCGCGCGCGCGGCTCGTCGAGCTCCTGACCGCGCGGCTCGGCGCGGACAACGTGCTGCGCGCGGCGCCCGTCGCCGATCACCGGCCCGAGGCGGCGAACCGCTGGCTGCCGCTCGACGCGCCGGCCGGCAAGCCGGCCGCGCCGCCCGTCGCGCCGCCGCGTCCCGCGTGGCTGCTCGCGGAGCCGCTGCCGCTCGTGATGCGCGAGAACCGGCCGTTCTATCGCACGCCGCTCAAGTTCGTGTCGTCGATCGAGCGGATCGAGGCGGGCTGGTTCGACGGCCAGCTCGTCGCGCGCGACTATCGCGTCGCGCAGGACGGCGACGGCGCGTGCTACTGGGTCTACCAGGAGCGCGGCAGCAGCGCGGCGGGGCAGTGCTGGTTCCTGCACGGCCTGTTCGGGTGA
- the imuA gene encoding translesion DNA synthesis-associated protein ImuA, with product MSASSLSLESLHPSLWRGSQLARGGVRTVDTGHAALSAELPGGGWPVGGLVELLVPHAGCGEMRVLAPALAATGSARRPLAFVAPPQSPHACALTGLGVPLDALLWLRADSGADALWAAEQALKTGCCGALLLWQQNTRADALRRLHLAAARAGDTLFVMFRPLAAARQPSPAVLRVALHPSPGGVSVEIVKRRGPAHGEPLALELPSPIVESRYARLARHPSAAPAARRMRAAVA from the coding sequence ATGTCCGCTTCATCTCTTTCCCTCGAATCGCTGCATCCATCGCTCTGGCGCGGCTCCCAGCTCGCGCGCGGCGGCGTGCGCACGGTCGACACCGGCCATGCGGCGCTATCGGCCGAGCTGCCGGGGGGCGGCTGGCCGGTCGGCGGGCTCGTCGAACTGCTCGTGCCGCACGCGGGCTGCGGCGAGATGCGCGTGCTCGCGCCCGCGCTCGCTGCGACCGGTAGCGCGCGGCGGCCGCTCGCGTTCGTCGCGCCGCCGCAATCGCCGCATGCGTGCGCGCTCACCGGCCTCGGCGTGCCGCTCGACGCGCTGCTGTGGCTGCGCGCGGACAGCGGCGCGGATGCGCTGTGGGCGGCCGAGCAGGCGCTCAAGACCGGCTGCTGCGGCGCGCTCCTGCTGTGGCAGCAGAACACGCGCGCCGATGCGCTGCGCCGCCTGCATCTCGCCGCCGCGCGCGCGGGCGACACGCTGTTCGTGATGTTCCGGCCTCTGGCGGCCGCGCGGCAGCCGTCGCCCGCGGTGCTGCGCGTCGCGCTGCATCCGTCGCCGGGCGGCGTGTCGGTCGAGATCGTCAAGCGCCGAGGGCCGGCGCACGGCGAGCCGCTTGCGCTCGAGTTGCCGTCGCCCATCGTGGAGAGCCGCTATGCGCGTCTTGCTCGGCATCCATCTGCCGCGCCTGCCGCTCGACGTATGCGCGCCGCCGTCGCCTGA
- a CDS encoding ABC transporter ATP-binding protein — MLSAQDLKLTFNPGTPIETRALRGLSLDIPNGQFVAVIGSNGAGKSTFLNAVSGDQPVDSGRITIDGVDVTRKPAWGRAPLVARVFQDPMAGTCEALTIEENMSLAMARGARRGFRPALNRTSRELFRDRLRLLNLGLENRLADRIGLLSGGQRQAVSLLMASLQPSRILLLDEHTAALDPKTAAFVLELTARIVAESKLTTMMVTHSMRQALDYGDRTVMLHQGQVVLDVSGDERRGLDVPDLLKLFEKTRHEKLDDDALLLG; from the coding sequence ATGCTGTCCGCACAAGACCTGAAGCTCACGTTCAACCCCGGCACGCCGATCGAGACGCGCGCGCTGCGGGGGCTGTCGCTCGACATCCCGAACGGCCAGTTCGTCGCGGTGATCGGTTCGAACGGCGCCGGCAAGTCGACGTTCCTGAACGCGGTGAGCGGCGATCAGCCGGTCGATTCGGGGCGCATCACGATCGACGGCGTCGACGTCACGCGCAAGCCCGCATGGGGCCGCGCACCGCTCGTCGCGCGCGTGTTCCAGGACCCGATGGCGGGCACCTGCGAAGCGCTGACGATCGAGGAGAACATGTCGCTCGCGATGGCGCGCGGCGCGCGGCGCGGCTTTCGGCCGGCGCTGAACCGCACGTCGCGCGAGCTGTTCCGCGACAGGCTGCGGCTGTTGAATCTCGGGCTCGAGAACCGGCTCGCCGACCGCATCGGCCTGTTGTCGGGCGGGCAGCGGCAGGCGGTGAGCCTCCTGATGGCGTCGCTGCAGCCGTCGCGGATCCTGCTGCTCGACGAGCACACGGCCGCGCTCGATCCGAAGACGGCCGCGTTCGTACTGGAGTTGACGGCGCGGATCGTCGCCGAGAGCAAGCTGACGACGATGATGGTCACGCACAGCATGCGGCAGGCGCTCGATTACGGCGATCGCACGGTGATGCTGCATCAGGGGCAGGTGGTGCTCGACGTGTCCGGCGACGAGCGCCGCGGGCTCGACGTGCCCGATCTGCTGAAGCTGTTCGAGAAGACGCGGCACGAGAAGCTCGACGACGACGCGTTGCTGCTCGGCTGA
- a CDS encoding ABC transporter permease translates to MSLFSLLGALEIGLIFSLVALGVLISFRILNFPDLTVDGSFPLGGAVAATLISSGHDPFTSTLVAIAAGACAGFVTGWLNVRLKIMDLLASILMMIALYSVNLRIMGRPNVPLITEPTLFTVLQPDWMPDYVLRPALLAVVVVIAKLGLDGFFSSQLGLAMRATGANPRMARAQGIATGRATLAGMALSNALVALAGALFAQTQGGSDISMGIGTIVIGLAAVIIGETLLPARRLFLTTLAVVLGAILYRFFIALALNSEFIGLKAQDLNLVTAVLVTVALVLPATRKKLFARKTGGA, encoded by the coding sequence ATGTCTCTTTTCTCTCTTCTGGGCGCGCTGGAGATCGGCCTCATCTTCAGCCTCGTCGCCCTCGGGGTGCTGATCTCGTTTCGCATCCTCAACTTTCCCGACCTGACCGTCGACGGCAGCTTTCCGCTCGGCGGCGCGGTCGCCGCGACGCTGATCTCCTCGGGCCACGATCCGTTCACGTCGACGCTCGTCGCGATCGCCGCGGGCGCGTGCGCGGGCTTCGTCACCGGCTGGCTCAACGTGCGCCTGAAGATCATGGATCTGCTCGCGAGCATCCTGATGATGATCGCGCTCTATTCGGTGAACCTGCGGATCATGGGGCGGCCGAACGTGCCGCTCATCACCGAGCCCACGCTCTTCACGGTGCTGCAGCCCGATTGGATGCCGGACTACGTGCTGCGGCCGGCGCTTCTCGCTGTCGTCGTCGTGATCGCGAAGCTCGGGCTCGACGGGTTCTTCTCGTCGCAGTTGGGCCTCGCGATGCGCGCAACGGGCGCGAATCCGCGGATGGCGCGCGCGCAAGGCATCGCGACCGGCCGCGCGACGCTGGCCGGGATGGCGCTGTCGAACGCGCTCGTCGCGCTCGCGGGCGCGCTGTTCGCGCAGACGCAGGGCGGCTCGGACATCTCGATGGGGATCGGCACGATCGTGATCGGGCTCGCCGCCGTGATCATCGGCGAGACGCTGCTGCCCGCGCGCCGGCTGTTTCTCACGACGCTCGCCGTCGTGCTCGGCGCGATTCTCTATCGTTTCTTCATCGCGCTCGCGCTCAACAGCGAGTTCATCGGCCTGAAGGCGCAGGACCTGAACCTCGTGACGGCCGTGCTCGTGACGGTCGCGCTCGTGCTGCCCGCGACGCGCAAGAAGCTGTTCGCCCGCAAGACGGGAGGGGCGTAA
- a CDS encoding ABC transporter substrate-binding protein, with protein sequence MKRFKIVAAHSIAAGVAAFAMLGAGAVHAQTVKVLSIVDHPALDAIRDGVRAELKAEGYGDDKLKWEYQSAQGNTGTAAQIARKFIGDRPDVIVAIATPAAQAVVASTKSVPVVYTGVTDPVAAQLVKGWGPTGTNVTGVSDKLPLDRQVALIKRVAPKAKTVGMVYSPGEANSVVVVKELKAILAKQGMTLKEAAAPRTVDIAPAAKSLIGKVDVIYTNTDNNVVSAYESLVKVANEAKIPLVAGDTDSVKRGGVAALGINYGDLGRQTGKVVARILKGEKPGAIASETSSNLELFVNTDAAAKQGVTLAPDLVKEAKTVIK encoded by the coding sequence ATGAAGCGATTCAAGATCGTTGCCGCTCATTCGATCGCGGCGGGCGTCGCGGCGTTCGCGATGCTCGGCGCCGGCGCCGTGCACGCGCAGACCGTCAAGGTGCTGTCGATCGTCGATCATCCTGCGCTCGACGCGATCCGCGACGGCGTGCGCGCGGAGCTGAAGGCCGAGGGCTACGGCGACGACAAGCTCAAGTGGGAATACCAGAGCGCGCAGGGCAACACCGGCACCGCCGCGCAGATCGCGCGCAAGTTCATCGGCGACCGTCCCGACGTGATCGTCGCGATCGCGACGCCCGCCGCGCAGGCCGTCGTCGCATCGACGAAGAGCGTGCCCGTCGTCTATACGGGCGTGACCGATCCCGTCGCCGCGCAGCTCGTCAAGGGCTGGGGGCCGACGGGCACCAACGTGACGGGCGTGTCCGACAAGCTGCCGCTCGACAGGCAAGTGGCGCTCATCAAGCGCGTCGCGCCGAAGGCGAAGACGGTCGGCATGGTCTACAGCCCGGGCGAGGCGAATTCGGTCGTCGTCGTGAAGGAGCTGAAGGCGATCCTCGCGAAGCAGGGGATGACGCTCAAGGAAGCCGCCGCGCCGCGCACCGTCGACATCGCGCCCGCCGCGAAGAGCCTGATCGGCAAGGTCGACGTGATCTACACGAATACCGACAACAACGTCGTGTCCGCGTACGAATCGCTCGTGAAGGTCGCGAACGAGGCGAAGATTCCGCTCGTCGCGGGCGACACCGACAGCGTGAAGCGCGGCGGCGTCGCGGCGCTCGGCATCAACTACGGCGACCTCGGCCGGCAGACGGGCAAGGTCGTCGCGCGGATCCTGAAGGGCGAGAAGCCGGGGGCGATCGCGTCCGAGACGAGCAGCAACCTCGAACTGTTCGTCAACACCGACGCGGCCGCGAAGCAAGGCGTGACGCTCGCGCCCGATCTCGTCAAGGAAGCGAAGACGGTCATCAAGTAA
- a CDS encoding MetQ/NlpA family ABC transporter substrate-binding protein yields the protein MKRRTLLKVVSAVAAGAAALCVSVGAQAQDKVIKVGTVAGPDAQVWQVVQKVAKEKQGLNVKVIEFNDYVQPNAALDAGDLDANSFQHQPYLDSQVKQRGYKIVSAGLTYISPIGVYSKKFKSLKDLPAGAKVALPNDPSNENRALLLLQTQGVIKLKAGAGTGGNNATVLDVVENPKKLKLTELDAAQLPRVLSDVDAAVINTNYALAANLQPTKDAIALESLTSPYANLIAVRAKDKDQPWVKKLVKAYQSPEVKEFIAKQFKGSMVASF from the coding sequence ATGAAGCGTCGCACTCTCCTGAAAGTTGTTTCCGCGGTCGCGGCCGGCGCGGCTGCCCTCTGCGTTTCCGTCGGCGCGCAAGCGCAGGACAAGGTGATCAAGGTCGGCACGGTCGCGGGCCCGGACGCGCAGGTCTGGCAAGTCGTCCAGAAGGTCGCGAAAGAGAAGCAAGGCCTGAACGTGAAGGTCATCGAATTCAACGACTACGTGCAGCCGAACGCGGCGCTCGACGCGGGCGACCTCGACGCGAACAGCTTCCAGCACCAGCCGTACCTCGACAGCCAGGTGAAGCAGCGCGGCTACAAGATCGTGAGCGCGGGCCTCACGTACATCTCGCCGATCGGCGTCTATTCGAAGAAGTTCAAGTCGTTGAAGGATCTGCCGGCGGGCGCGAAGGTCGCGCTGCCGAACGATCCGTCGAACGAGAACCGCGCGCTCCTGCTGCTGCAGACGCAAGGCGTGATCAAGCTGAAGGCGGGCGCGGGCACGGGCGGCAACAACGCGACCGTGCTCGACGTCGTGGAGAATCCGAAGAAGCTGAAGTTGACCGAGCTCGACGCCGCGCAACTGCCGCGCGTGCTGTCCGACGTCGACGCGGCCGTGATCAACACGAACTACGCACTCGCGGCGAACCTGCAGCCGACCAAGGACGCGATCGCGCTCGAATCGCTGACGAGCCCGTATGCGAACCTGATCGCGGTCCGCGCGAAGGACAAGGATCAACCGTGGGTGAAGAAGCTCGTGAAGGCGTACCAGTCGCCGGAAGTGAAGGAATTCATCGCGAAGCAGTTCAAGGGCTCGATGGTCGCGTCGTTCTGA
- a CDS encoding methyl-accepting chemotaxis protein, whose translation MNRMSLNRKLWLALALVWVGLLGVGAWSAFETRSTMLAERKEGMANLVDSAAGVVKAYYALAQSGKMSDADARRDALERLSAMRYGDSGYLFVMDSKPVVLMHPTLPKLVGTQVGDYLDPDGKPLFVAILNAAKESGRGFAEYRGRLPHSETAVPKISYVTRFAPWDWNISSGVFLKDIDTVYYETLVSHLAVVFVIGFVITAAMLVIIRNVRASLGGEPDEAATLAARIAAGDLTRPVAVRAGDETSMMAAMRDMQGRLQSTIGGIRLAAESIAAASHEIAAGNHDLSQRTEQQAASLEETAASMEELTATVKQNAENARQASGLANSASEIALKGNDVVSRVIGTMGEINDSSQKIADIIGVIDGIAFQTNILALNAAVEAARAGEQGRGFAVVAGEVRSLAQRSATAAKEIKQLIDASVERVHNGSALVGQAGTTMTEILQAVRRVTDIMGEIAAASEEQSSGISQVGRAVTQMDEMTQQNAALVEEAAAAASSLQEQAARLRESVSAFQVGDGAAVAGAAAGSGPGAVALSGRVEPALA comes from the coding sequence ATGAACAGAATGAGCTTGAATCGCAAGTTGTGGCTGGCGCTTGCGCTCGTATGGGTCGGATTGCTGGGAGTGGGGGCGTGGAGCGCGTTCGAGACGCGCTCGACGATGCTCGCCGAGCGCAAGGAAGGGATGGCGAACCTCGTCGATTCGGCGGCGGGCGTCGTGAAGGCGTACTACGCGCTCGCGCAGAGCGGCAAGATGAGCGACGCCGATGCGCGGCGCGACGCGCTCGAGCGCCTGTCGGCGATGCGCTACGGCGATTCCGGCTATCTGTTCGTGATGGATTCGAAGCCCGTCGTGCTGATGCACCCGACGCTGCCGAAGCTCGTCGGCACGCAGGTCGGCGATTACCTGGACCCGGACGGCAAGCCGCTCTTCGTCGCGATCCTGAACGCGGCGAAGGAGAGCGGGCGCGGCTTCGCCGAGTATCGCGGGCGGCTGCCGCACAGCGAGACGGCGGTGCCGAAGATCAGCTACGTGACGCGCTTCGCGCCGTGGGACTGGAACATCTCGAGCGGCGTGTTCCTGAAGGACATCGACACCGTCTACTACGAGACGCTCGTCAGCCATCTCGCGGTGGTGTTCGTGATCGGCTTCGTGATCACGGCGGCGATGCTCGTCATCATCCGCAACGTGCGCGCGAGCCTGGGCGGCGAGCCGGACGAGGCGGCTACGCTTGCCGCGCGGATCGCGGCGGGCGACCTGACGCGGCCCGTCGCCGTGCGCGCGGGCGACGAGACGAGCATGATGGCCGCGATGCGCGACATGCAGGGCCGGCTTCAGTCGACGATCGGCGGCATTCGCCTCGCGGCGGAGTCGATCGCGGCGGCGAGCCACGAGATCGCCGCGGGCAATCACGACCTGTCGCAGCGCACCGAGCAGCAGGCCGCGTCGCTCGAGGAGACCGCGGCGAGCATGGAGGAGCTGACCGCGACGGTCAAGCAGAACGCCGAGAACGCGCGGCAGGCGAGCGGGCTCGCGAACAGCGCGTCCGAGATCGCGCTGAAGGGCAACGACGTCGTGAGCCGCGTGATCGGCACGATGGGCGAGATCAACGACAGCTCGCAGAAGATTGCCGACATCATCGGCGTGATCGACGGCATCGCGTTCCAGACCAACATCCTCGCGCTCAATGCGGCCGTCGAGGCGGCGCGCGCGGGCGAGCAGGGCCGCGGCTTCGCGGTCGTCGCGGGCGAGGTGCGCTCGCTCGCGCAGCGCAGCGCGACGGCCGCGAAGGAGATCAAGCAGCTGATCGACGCGTCGGTCGAGCGCGTGCACAACGGCTCGGCGCTGGTCGGCCAGGCGGGCACGACGATGACCGAGATCCTGCAGGCGGTGCGGCGCGTGACCGACATCATGGGCGAGATCGCGGCCGCGTCCGAGGAGCAGTCGAGCGGGATCTCGCAGGTCGGCCGCGCGGTCACGCAGATGGACGAAATGACGCAGCAGAACGCGGCGCTCGTCGAGGAGGCGGCCGCCGCCGCGTCGTCGCTGCAGGAGCAGGCGGCGCGGCTGCGCGAATCGGTGAGCGCGTTCCAGGTCGGCGACGGCGCGGCTGTCGCGGGCGCGGCGGCGGGCAGCGGCCCGGGCGCGGTCGCATTGTCCGGCCGCGTCGAGCCGGCGCTCGCATGA
- a CDS encoding YciI family protein yields MYVIDIRYTAPLERIDDALERHCAYLQRHLDAGVFVACGPKVPRDGGVILAVRIDRDALDAILETDPFVTDGLVTYTVTEFRTTRVAPGVNLPALP; encoded by the coding sequence ATGTACGTGATCGACATCCGCTACACCGCGCCGCTCGAGCGCATCGACGACGCGCTCGAACGCCACTGCGCGTATCTGCAACGCCATCTCGACGCCGGCGTGTTCGTCGCCTGCGGGCCGAAGGTGCCGCGCGACGGCGGCGTGATCCTCGCCGTGCGGATCGATCGCGACGCGCTGGATGCGATCCTCGAGACCGATCCGTTCGTCACCGATGGCCTCGTCACGTACACGGTGACCGAATTCCGGACGACGCGCGTCGCGCCGGGCGTCAATCTGCCGGCGCTGCCGTAA
- a CDS encoding SCO family protein, which translates to MLKSLFARRRAQRGWLFACMLAGALTIAGCNKQPAFQNLDITGNTQFASDFALPDTTGKIRTLGEFKGKAVVVFFGYTHCPDVCPTTMAELSQALQQLGPDGKRVQVLFVTVDPERDTAALLGQYVPAFNPAFIGLRPADEAQLKKVTKDFRVYYAKVPGKTPDSYTMDHTAASYVFDPSGKLRLFVRDGQGPGPWVHDLKLLLG; encoded by the coding sequence ATGCTCAAATCCCTGTTCGCACGCCGCCGCGCGCAGCGCGGCTGGCTGTTCGCCTGCATGCTCGCGGGCGCATTGACGATCGCGGGCTGCAACAAGCAGCCGGCGTTCCAGAATCTCGACATCACCGGCAACACGCAATTCGCGAGCGACTTCGCGCTGCCGGACACGACGGGCAAGATCCGCACGCTCGGCGAATTCAAGGGCAAGGCGGTCGTCGTGTTCTTCGGCTACACGCACTGCCCGGACGTGTGTCCGACGACGATGGCGGAGCTGTCGCAGGCGCTGCAGCAGCTCGGCCCGGACGGCAAGCGCGTGCAGGTGTTGTTCGTCACGGTCGATCCGGAACGCGACACCGCGGCGCTCCTCGGCCAGTACGTGCCCGCGTTCAATCCGGCTTTCATCGGCCTGCGGCCCGCCGACGAGGCGCAGTTGAAGAAGGTGACGAAGGACTTCCGCGTCTATTACGCGAAGGTGCCGGGCAAGACGCCCGACAGCTATACGATGGACCACACCGCCGCGAGCTACGTGTTCGATCCGAGCGGCAAGCTGCGCCTCTTCGTGCGCGACGGCCAGGGGCCGGGGCCGTGGGTCCACGATCTGAAGCTGCTGCTCGGCTGA
- the cyoE gene encoding heme o synthase, producing MDTTLSQSPGSRLSQYLALTKPRVTQLAVFCAVIGMFLATPGMVPWKALLGGTIGIWLLAGAAFAINCLVEQKIDAMMRRTAWRPSARGEITTAQILVFSTVLGGLGAWTLYTFTNPLTMWLTIATFVGYAVIYTLLLKPMTPQNIVIGGASGAMPPALGWAAVTGAVPGDAWILVLIIFVWTPPHFWVLALYRRKDYENAGLPMLPVTHGEKFTRLHILLYTVILFAVTMMPFISGMSGAVYLTSAVLLGAIFLAYAWKIYRDYSDALARKAFRYSIVYLSLLFAALLVDHYARPVIGM from the coding sequence ATGGACACCACACTTTCCCAATCGCCCGGTAGCCGCCTCTCCCAGTATCTGGCGCTGACGAAGCCTCGCGTCACGCAGCTCGCCGTGTTCTGCGCGGTGATCGGGATGTTCCTCGCGACGCCGGGGATGGTGCCGTGGAAAGCACTGCTCGGCGGCACGATCGGCATCTGGCTGCTGGCGGGCGCCGCGTTTGCGATCAATTGCCTCGTCGAGCAGAAGATCGATGCGATGATGCGGCGCACCGCGTGGCGGCCGTCCGCGCGCGGCGAGATCACGACCGCGCAGATCCTCGTGTTCTCGACCGTGCTGGGCGGCCTCGGCGCCTGGACGCTCTACACGTTCACGAATCCGCTGACGATGTGGCTGACGATCGCGACGTTCGTCGGCTACGCGGTGATCTACACGCTGCTGCTCAAGCCGATGACGCCGCAGAACATCGTGATCGGCGGCGCGTCGGGCGCGATGCCGCCCGCGCTCGGCTGGGCGGCCGTCACGGGCGCGGTGCCGGGCGACGCGTGGATTCTCGTGCTGATCATCTTCGTGTGGACGCCGCCGCACTTCTGGGTGCTCGCGCTGTACCGCCGCAAGGACTACGAGAACGCGGGCCTGCCGATGCTGCCCGTCACGCACGGCGAGAAGTTCACGCGGCTGCACATCCTGCTGTACACGGTGATCCTGTTCGCGGTCACGATGATGCCGTTCATCTCCGGCATGAGCGGGGCCGTCTATCTGACGAGCGCCGTGCTGCTCGGCGCGATCTTCCTCGCGTACGCGTGGAAGATCTACCGCGACTATTCGGATGCGCTCGCGCGCAAGGCGTTCCGCTATTCGATCGTCTATCTGTCGCTGCTGTTCGCCGCGCTTTTGGTCGACCACTACGCACGTCCCGTGATCGGGATGTAA
- a CDS encoding COX15/CtaA family protein yields MYLLQLGLIGLCIALLPLSYVWVKADDDKFRKLVWITTFLTLDLVMFGGFTRLTDSGLGCPDWPGCYGTSSPFVAHAAITAAHQAMPTGPVSMTKAWIEMIHRYFAMAIGVLIIAQTVIAWAARLRRRPLHVSPWWPTSLLLLILVQGAFGAWTVTMKLQPVIVTIHLLLGLTLLGTLGWLAARQTPLPAYEPEAGRYRAAALAALVLLVVQIALGGWVSTNYAVLACTDFPTCNGAWIPPMDFRNGFHLWRALGMTNDGDAITQDALVAIHWTHRTFAFVVVAYLAAFALKMRRFASLRRPANGVLFVVVLQFVTGLTNIVLQWPLPVAVAHNGGAAILLLLVVMLNFRILSSRPGRAAQPARDAAPA; encoded by the coding sequence ATGTATCTACTGCAACTCGGCCTGATCGGCCTCTGCATCGCGCTGCTGCCGCTGTCGTACGTGTGGGTGAAGGCGGACGACGACAAGTTCCGCAAGCTCGTCTGGATCACGACGTTCCTCACGCTCGATCTCGTGATGTTCGGCGGCTTCACGCGCCTGACCGATTCCGGCCTCGGCTGCCCGGATTGGCCCGGCTGCTACGGCACGTCGTCGCCGTTCGTCGCGCACGCGGCGATCACCGCCGCGCATCAGGCGATGCCGACGGGCCCCGTCAGCATGACGAAGGCGTGGATCGAGATGATCCACCGCTATTTCGCGATGGCGATCGGCGTGCTGATCATCGCGCAGACCGTGATCGCGTGGGCCGCGCGGCTGCGCCGCCGGCCGCTGCACGTATCGCCGTGGTGGCCGACGAGCCTCTTGCTGCTGATTCTCGTGCAGGGCGCGTTCGGCGCGTGGACCGTGACGATGAAGTTGCAGCCCGTGATCGTGACGATCCACCTGCTGCTCGGCCTCACGCTGCTCGGCACGCTCGGCTGGCTCGCCGCGCGCCAGACGCCGCTGCCCGCATACGAGCCCGAGGCCGGCCGCTATCGCGCGGCGGCGCTCGCGGCGCTCGTCCTGCTCGTCGTGCAAATCGCGCTCGGCGGCTGGGTCAGCACGAATTACGCGGTGCTCGCGTGCACCGATTTCCCGACCTGCAACGGCGCGTGGATTCCGCCGATGGACTTTCGCAACGGCTTCCACCTGTGGCGCGCGCTCGGCATGACGAACGACGGCGACGCGATCACGCAGGACGCGCTCGTCGCGATCCACTGGACGCACCGGACGTTCGCGTTCGTCGTCGTCGCGTACCTGGCCGCCTTCGCGCTGAAGATGCGCCGCTTCGCGTCGCTGCGGCGCCCGGCGAACGGCGTGCTCTTCGTCGTCGTGCTGCAATTCGTCACGGGTTTGACGAATATCGTGCTGCAGTGGCCTTTGCCGGTCGCGGTCGCGCATAACGGGGGGGCCGCGATCCTGCTCCTCCTCGTCGTCATGCTAAACTTTCGCATCCTTTCAAGCCGTCCCGGCCGCGCCGCGCAACCCGCGCGCGACGCCGCGCCCGCGTGA